TGTCGCACTTAACTCCCCTGAGCGAGTTTGGAAAGAGGTCTATTTATGAAAGAGTGATCTTTTCAGAGTGGTTTATGTAGGATATTCTAGAGGGGGTTCTATAGATAGGCAAGTTCTACTTTGCGAGGTTGTAGCCAGAGTGATTGCTATTAAGTTTAAGGTTTTTAATCCTTACCCGATGCCCCTGATCGAGTCACACGGGACATTGGAGGAGACTTTTCCTCTAGGTAATGGCAGTGGTAGCCAGAGTGTGGTGTAAGTTTAGGCTTCAGGAGCGTTTTGATAATGAAATTTGATCTTCATGCTTTATTTTCAGCAAAATACGCACAATGGATCATTATTGCTTTTATTTCACTTTTTTCCATACTGATATTAGCCGAATACACTCAATTGATATTTTCTCCCATAAAAATACAAGAAGCTCCTGATGTTACTAAAGAAATGCCGATGATACCCCAGCAGAATTCCTTCGATGCAATTTTACATTCCTCATTATTTGGTGTGTATGTTTCTAATAATTTATCCAGTATTAAAAAATCCATGCTGAATGTTACTTTGGTAGGAATTTTATTTGCAAATAAGCTCAATAACTCCCAAGTAATTATTCGTTCTGCAACCGGAGAGGAAAAAACGTACAAATTAGGTGATTCTATCCCCGGAGGTGCAGTGATCAAGCGAATTATGGCCTCTGGGATTTTGGTTGAACGTAATGGTACGTTAGAGAGTTTAAGTTTACCCAAAAATGAATTAATCTTTGAACCAGTGGCTAAGCCTTTACAAGGGGAATAGAAATTTTATGAGACGTTTATTTAATTTATTAATCGTTGTAATTTTTATTTCTAATATTGTAGCCTGTGCTACTCCAAGTGCAAACAATTTACGTGAAGGGATTGATAGTTTCAGAGTCGAAAATTACCGCAAGGCTTTTATCCGCCTAAAACCAATAGCTGAGAAAGGTCAACCTGATGCTCAATATGCTGTAGGTTATATGTATTATTATGGTAAAGGAGTAGTTGAAGACCGCAAGAAAGCTTGGTTTTGGATTAATGCCGCCGCAAATTTGGGACAACCTGATGCCAAAGAGGCCGTTCGCATATTGGCTAGCGGGGGGGCATTAAGTTAAAATTTCCCACCTGCCTTGCAGATAAGGGAAATTTTCGCTTGATGGAGTAGGAAAAGCCGTTTTGTTAACTGCTGATTTAGCGTCTTCAAAAATCACAAATTTGTGGCTTCTCATGGGGGAGCGCAGGTTTTTCTACGGCTGCTGCATACGAATTGAAAAAAGATAATGTATTCGTGGGTAAATCGATTAGTTGTTTATTGCTTAACTTTAATTGTTCCAGAACATTAGGATTTAATGGAGTACCTTGACGATAAAGCCTGTGAATCGATTTCATGAAATTGTACCGATATTGGGGTTGATAGATGTCAATAATTTCTTTTTGTAATTCCTGTAAATAACTCTGTGCATTGGCAGTATATTGACGGCCTTTTAATAAAAAACACTGTTCCAATACCCAACTTATCGAAGCAAAGAATTCAACTCGATTTCTAATCATGGGCGAACCGCAAGGCACGTCGGCAACCAAAATATTAATTAATCCAAGCGAAATAATTTGTTCATCAAACGACAGCAAAACAGACTTTCTGGCATTTTCAAGGAAAATGTCTAATATTTCTTCTGTCTTATAACAACTTGCCAAAAAAAGTTGCGATGTTTGGATTAAGCAATCAATGGTATCTGAGGCATCAACACTAATTCGTGTTTGCATTATTTCATCAGAGTCTACAAAGTCACTTATAATCGATCGAGTAGTACAAAAATGTCCGAAACTGTCTCTTTGCTCAATAAATTTTAGAGTTGATTCTTCAAGTTGTTTTGATTTTTCTGGATCAAAACTTACAAAATACAGTTCATCTGGATTAGAAAGCATATAAGGATGGCTAATAACTCCTGCCTCTATCAGCTTGGCTTGAATCAATATATTTCTTAAAAGTGCTCCATTAGCAAAATGCTGCCGTTTTATTTCTTCTAATATGTGACAACAGGTATTGCTGATATAAGCTCCGATTCGCAGATCGACATGATTATTAAAATCATTCTGGGCATTTTGCTGTAATTCTTGAAGTACTTCTTGTGCATAGCTCCCTTTAGAACATAAACCATACACTTTTCCGCATTGAGGTTGATCTGTATGGAGGAGTCCAAATTTTTGAATGCTTTCATGGATGATTAACGAGAGTTTCCCCTCTTTAACAAGCGATTGAACTTCGGGATTTAAACGTAAATTTTTATACAATGTTGAGGTCGCGTCGATGATAACAGTAACAGGTTTTGTTCGTTTTTTACTGATTACTTCTTGGTTAATTAACCGGTTAATATCTACTCCTGGAATAAGACCATTCTCCGTGACAGTTGGTCCAGTGCACACTATAAAAACATCGGCATCGGACTTTTGAGTTCCTTTGGTAATGAACTCAAATTCATAATAATTGGCGCCATAAATTTTAATTTTAGGTTTTTTGTTTTGCTCTGTTTTCATTTTTTGGGCCAGATGCATGGCAATGACATATGCATTAGTTCCTGACATGGCCAGTGAGGCGAAAAAAGCAGTATGTGTTAATTGTTCCTTTTTTAGATCCAATGTCTGTAACAGTACTTTTTCTGTTTCTTGCATAAATCGAGAAAAGTCATTTTCTAAATCAAGCGTGTCTTTTGGCTCTAATAAACAAAGACTGATTTCGTGGATAATTGTATAAAGACAAAATGCGAATTGAGGATAATTATTATCATAAAAAAAACAACTTACTTGCAGCATTATTGCGATGCGTTGTATGGCCTTTTGATTTAACTCAGGAAGATCTATTAAAAGATTCCTTAGCCCCGCCGCCAATTTATTCGTTGAATATTTTCTACTTTCAGCAATTAAAAGAAGTTTATTAAATAGTTTGCTTTTTAATAAAGCTTCTTTCGTTGTGGGCAGATTATTGAGAGCAGGGAGTTGTTCAGGTCCAATTAGAGGAAATGGTGGTACCTTCACATTAATCGCAATTTCCCAAGGACTTGCAACCAGACCACAAATACTCAAAATTCCTTTTATTTCATCCGCTCTGTAATAGCTATGAGGTATGGCAATTAATGCAATGGAGTGGTTCGTATCTTTAATCACTTGGGGGTGTGGTTTTGTTTTTTGCGTCGGTTGGGGAAAATAACGGCTGATAATGTCTTCAACTGGGGTATTATCGAGCAAAGTTACAGGAACATAATCATGAGTGGAGCGTGATGGTTCATCAATATTGAAGGAATCGATTAAGCTGTTCAACAAAGTTCCAGACAAATCATCATCTCGATGATATCGTGCATCTGAATAGATATAAGGATTTTTGATTTGATTTTTTGAGGTTGGTCTTATTTCAGCTATATGTCTTCCAAATAGAATGTGCGCAGGGATTCTTTGTACTTCCATTCGATCCATCATTGATAAATAAGAATTATAAGGATTATTTCTTATTTTTTGTTTCATTTTATAGGCACGATAACTGCGCTGGATTATTGTTGCAGCTCTATTGGCTTTGAATTTTTGTTGTGCATCAGAAAGTTCTTCTTCGATTCTTATGGATGCTTTTTCTTTCGCTGGTGAACTCTTTAAAGAAACTCCTTTTTCTTTGACATATTGAACCAAAGGAGTTAAAGACGAACTGGATTGAATAAATTCTTTCATACAAGGAGCATCCAACGAAAAGCCCCTATTATATCCATTATGAGCTTTGAATAAACATGTTGTAGTGCGAAGACAATATTTTGCTGGTAGGTTGTGCTAATCCTAAAGAGTCAATTCGTTCTTTTTCAAACCATTGACCTTGTTGTTCAGCCAATTTGTTACCCAGGATTTTGGTTTTTATGCTGAGGGCATTGATTTCCAAATGAAAATGACTAAATCGGTGTTTAAAAGTAATGAGAGGTTGTGGTGTCTCTCCTGATAAGTCATAGTTGAGACGAATGAAATCAAGAGGGCAATCCTCTTCATCCAAACTGGGTAAACACCATAATCCTCCCCATAATCCGGTAGGAGGTCTTTTTTCCAAATAAATATGCCCTTGCTCATTATACAAAACCAGAAATTGTTGGCATTGAATGGGTATGGGTTTTTTTATTTTTTTCGTGGGATATAAGTGCTGTTCCTTAAATTTAAAGGCGAGGCAACTATTTTGTAACGGACAATGAGTGCAATTTGGATTTTTAGAGGTACAACATAATGCACCTAAATCCATAATAGCTTGAGTGTAATTGGCACAGTTTTCATTGGGCATGCATGAGTTCGCTAAATCCCACAGCGTTTTTTTTACTTGAGCTTGTTCTGGGTAACCTTTGATCATGAAAAAACGAGTTAAAACTCGTTTTACATTGCCATCAAGAATAGCAACGGGTTGATTAAAAGCTTGTGATAAGATGGCTGCTGCAGTAGATGGACCGATTCCAGGGAGTTCTTTTAATAACTGATAATCATCAGGAACAACGCCATCATATTGATCCATCATTATTTTTGCCGTCTGATGAAGATTTCTGGCGCGACTGTAATAACCAAGTCCTGACCATAAAGAAAGTACTTCATCTTCATTTGCTCGAGCCAAATCACTCAGGTTTGGAAATCGTTGCATAAAACGTTCGAAATAAGGAATAACTGTCTGTACTTGAGTTTGCTGCAGCATAATTTCAGAAATCCAAACTCTGTAGGGCGTACGGGGGAGTTGCCAAGGCAGATTTTGACGCCCATTAACCGCAAACCACTGCAATAAGGGTTGACTAAATTGTTTGTATAAATTTTGCTTATCCACGCTGTGATTCTTTGATACTTTATTGTTGGCGTACTGTAAAAAAAGTAATGGCCGAGGTCAATGAGCGAAGTTAATAATTCATGACCCTAATTTATA
This sequence is a window from Legionella cherrii. Protein-coding genes within it:
- a CDS encoding type II secretion system protein N codes for the protein MKFDLHALFSAKYAQWIIIAFISLFSILILAEYTQLIFSPIKIQEAPDVTKEMPMIPQQNSFDAILHSSLFGVYVSNNLSSIKKSMLNVTLVGILFANKLNNSQVIIRSATGEEKTYKLGDSIPGGAVIKRIMASGILVERNGTLESLSLPKNELIFEPVAKPLQGE
- a CDS encoding tetratricopeptide repeat protein; the protein is MRRLFNLLIVVIFISNIVACATPSANNLREGIDSFRVENYRKAFIRLKPIAEKGQPDAQYAVGYMYYYGKGVVEDRKKAWFWINAAANLGQPDAKEAVRILASGGALS
- the mutY gene encoding A/G-specific adenine glycosylase; the encoded protein is MDKQNLYKQFSQPLLQWFAVNGRQNLPWQLPRTPYRVWISEIMLQQTQVQTVIPYFERFMQRFPNLSDLARANEDEVLSLWSGLGYYSRARNLHQTAKIMMDQYDGVVPDDYQLLKELPGIGPSTAAAILSQAFNQPVAILDGNVKRVLTRFFMIKGYPEQAQVKKTLWDLANSCMPNENCANYTQAIMDLGALCCTSKNPNCTHCPLQNSCLAFKFKEQHLYPTKKIKKPIPIQCQQFLVLYNEQGHIYLEKRPPTGLWGGLWCLPSLDEEDCPLDFIRLNYDLSGETPQPLITFKHRFSHFHLEINALSIKTKILGNKLAEQQGQWFEKERIDSLGLAQPTSKILSSHYNMFIQSS